In Lepus europaeus isolate LE1 chromosome 9, mLepTim1.pri, whole genome shotgun sequence, the following are encoded in one genomic region:
- the LOC133766572 gene encoding LOW QUALITY PROTEIN: small ribosomal subunit protein mS29-like (The sequence of the model RefSeq protein was modified relative to this genomic sequence to represent the inferred CDS: inserted 4 bases in 2 codons), producing MLVLSSWSTRTMLKEITRLASMVQKVGPGHILHMGTQALQSIAAHLDNQVPVESPRVVSCTNERDPAKHGEQREGQHYRVPLQDSHGLPPCFVKQVNTFGDACLMVRKPALELLHYLKNTNFAHPTVRYLLYGEKGTGKTLSLCHVIHFCAKQDRLIVHIPDAHLWVKNCPDLLQSTYNRQRFDQPSEASTWLKNFKTTNERFLSQIKVQEKYLWNKRESIEKGSPLGEVVEQGIARVKNATDAVAIVLQELRQQSSLGLXHLLVAVDGVSALWGGTTLKKXKSPVTPEELALIHNLRKMMKNDWHGGAIVSTLSQTGSLFKPRNAYLPQELLGKEGFDALDPFVPILVSNYNPKEFESCIQYYLENSWLQHEKAHTGDGRKELLFLSSANPGQLEWLCAYL from the exons ATGCTGGTCCTCAGTTCATGGAGTACAAGGACAATGCTGAAAGAAATAACAAGACTTGCCTCCATGGTCCAAAAGGTGGGACCTGGACATATTTTGCACATggggacccaggcactgcaaAGCATTGCTGCTCACCTAGATAACCAGGTTCCAGTTGAGAGTCCTAGAGTGGTTTCCTGCACCAATGAGAGAGATCCGGCCAAGCATGGGGAGCAGCGCGAGGGTCAGCATTACCGTGTTCCTCTCCAGGACTCCCACGGTCTGCCGCCTTGCTTTGTGAAGCAGGTGAATACATTTGGTGACGCTTGCTTGATGGTAAGGAAACCAGCTCTGGAGCTTCTGCATTACCTGAAAAACACCAATTTTGCTCACCCCACTGTACGATATCTTCTGTATGGAGAGAAGGGAACAGGAAAAACGCTCAGTCTTTGCCATGTTATTCATTTCTGTGCAAAACAAGACCGGCTGATAGTGCATATTCCAGATGCTCATCTTTGGGTGAAAAATTGCCCAGATCTTTTGCAGTCCACCTACAACAGACAGCGCTTCGATCAGCCTTCAGAGGCTTCAACTTGGCTGAAGAATTTCAAAACTACAAATGAACGTTTCCTGAGCCAGATAAAAGTTCAAGAGAAGTATCTCTGGAATAAGAGAGAAAGCATCGAGAAAGGCAGTCCTCTGGGAGAAGTGGTTGAACAGGGCATCGCGCGTGTGAAGAATGCCACGGATGCGGTTGCAATTGTGCTGCAAGAGCTGCGGCAGCAGAGCTCACTGGGTCT TCATCTCCTGGTAGCAGTGGACGGCGTCAGTGCTCTCTGGGGCGGGACCACACTGAAAAA GAAAAGCCCGGTTACCCCAGAAGAACTGGCCCTTATTCACAACCTGCggaaaatgatgaaaaatgacTGGCATGGAGGTGCCATTGTGTCGACTTTGAGCCAGACTGGGTCTCTCTTTAAGCCCCGGAATGCCTATCTGCCCCAGGAGTTGCTGGGAAAGGAAGGATTTGACGCCTTGGACCCCTTTGTTCCCATCTTGGTTTCCAACTATAACCCAAAGGAATTTGAAAGTTGCATTCAGTATTATTTGGAGAACAGTTGGCTTCAACATGAGAAAGCTCACACGGGGGACGGGAGGAAGGAGCTGCTGTTCCTAAGCAGCGCAAACCCTGGGCAGCTGGAGTGGCTGTGTGCCTACCTCTGA